The nucleotide window CCGGTAAACTTCTCCGGCAGGCTTTACAACATCATACCCTACGGCGTAAGCAGGGCCACGGAGACCATAGACTTCGCCGAGGTAGAGCGCCTGGCGATTGAGCACAAGCCGAAGATGATAGTCTGCGGCGGATCCGCCTACCCGCGAGAGATCGACGCGGAGAAGTTCAGGGAGATCGCCGACAAGTCCGGCTCGCTGCTCTTCTTCGACATCGCCCACATAGCCGGCCTGATCGCCGCAGGATGTCACAAGGATCCCGTCCCCTTCTGCGACTTCCTTACCACCACCACTCACAAGACCCTGCGCGGCCCCCGAGGCGGCATGATCATGTGCAGGGAGGAGTACGCCAAGGCGGTGGACAAGAACATATTCCCCGGCATGCAGGGCGGCCCGCTGATGCACATAATTGCCGCCAAGGCGGTGGCCTTCCGCGAGGCCCTTCACCCTTCGTTCAAGGACTACCAGAGGCGGGTAGTGGAGAACGCGCGCGCCCTCGCCGACTCGCTTCTGTCGCTGGACTACCACTTGGTCTCCGGAGGCACGGACAACCACTTGATACTTGTCAATCTGACCGACAAGGGGGTCACCGGCAAGGATGCGGAGGCAGCGCTCGACAAGGCCGGTATCACCGTGAACAAGAACTCGGTACCGTTCGACACTCAGAGCCCGTTCGTCACCAGCGGCTTCCGTGTCGGGTCGCCCGCCGTCACCACGCGCGGCTTCGGAGTCGACGACATGAAGCAGATCGCCGGATGGATAGACAGGGCGATCCGCAACATCCAGAGCGAGAACGAGCTGGCCGCCATAAAGGCCGAGGTGCTGGAGAGCTGCCAAAATCACCCCCTGTATCCGGGGCTTGAGTAGAGGAGGAAGCGCATGTCTTATTCGATAGACCTGACGATCAACGAGCAGGGTTTGAAAAGCGCGGTGGAGCTTGCCAGGAGGCGCAACATAGTCATCCCCACCTTCAAGCAGATGAAGGACCCGGACGTCCACACGCCGCCCGCCATCAAGGAGAGGCTCAAGAAGTCCGGCC belongs to Synergistaceae bacterium and includes:
- a CDS encoding serine hydroxymethyltransferase, whose product is MLDNSQQLLRDADPEIFAAIEEELSRQRNGIELIASENFVSRAVMAAAGSVMTNKYAEGYPRARYYGGCVFVDKAEDLARDRAKELFGCDHVNVQPHSGSQANMAVYFSVLQPGDTILAMNLAHGGHLTHGSPVNFSGRLYNIIPYGVSRATETIDFAEVERLAIEHKPKMIVCGGSAYPREIDAEKFREIADKSGSLLFFDIAHIAGLIAAGCHKDPVPFCDFLTTTTHKTLRGPRGGMIMCREEYAKAVDKNIFPGMQGGPLMHIIAAKAVAFREALHPSFKDYQRRVVENARALADSLLSLDYHLVSGGTDNHLILVNLTDKGVTGKDAEAALDKAGITVNKNSVPFDTQSPFVTSGFRVGSPAVTTRGFGVDDMKQIAGWIDRAIRNIQSENELAAIKAEVLESCQNHPLYPGLE